The following coding sequences lie in one Arachis hypogaea cultivar Tifrunner chromosome 9, arahy.Tifrunner.gnm2.J5K5, whole genome shotgun sequence genomic window:
- the LOC112710103 gene encoding 3-epi-6-deoxocathasterone 23-monooxygenase CYP90D1-like, producing the protein MELIRKYFQEFISGIMSLPINLPGTQLHQSLQAKKKMVKLVLRIIQERRKSGITKVPKDVLDVLLNDSSEELTDDLIAHNIIDMMIPGEDSVPLLITLAIKYLSEYPAALQQLTEENMKLKKQKYHLGETLCWSDYLSLLPFTQLVITETLRMGNIIIGAMRKATKDVKIKGYLIPKGWCVLANFRSVHLDEKNFNIPYQFNPWRWQDKELNNCNFTPFGGGQRLCPGLELARLEAFIFLHHFVTQFRWYAEEDTIVNFPTVRMKRKMPIFVKRVES; encoded by the exons ATGGAGCTTATAAGGAAATATTTTCAAGAATTCATCTCTGGCATTATGTCTTTACCCATAAACCTACCAGGAACTCAACTTCATCAATCTTTACAA GCAAAAAAGAAAATGGTGAAATTAGTGCTAAGAATAatccaagaaagaagaaagagtggCATCACCAAAGTTCCAAAGGATGTATTAGATGTGCTTCTTAATGATTCAAGTGAGGAATTAACAGATGATTTGATAGCACATAACATTATTGATATGATGATTCCTGGAGAGGACTCAGTGCCACTTCTTATCACATTAGCTATCAAGTATTTATCTGAATATCCTGCTGCTTTGCAACAATTAACG GAGGAAAATATGAAGCTTAAGAAACAGAAATATCATCTTGGGGAGACCTTGTGTTGGAGCGATTACTTATCATTATTGCCATTTACTCAATTG GTTATCACAGAAACTTTGAGAATGGGAAATATTATAATTGGTGCTATGAGAAAGGCAACAAAAGATGTTAAAATAAAAGGGTACTTAATACCAAAAGGGTGGTGTGTTCTTGCAAATTTTAGATCAGTTCATCTAGATGAAAAAAACTTTAACATCCCATATCAATTCAATCCATGGAGGTGGCAA gacaaagagttaaacaatTGTAATTTCACACCTTTTGGAGGTGGACAAAGACTCTGTCCTGGACTTGAATTAGCTAGGCTTGAAGCTTTTATATTTCTACACCACTTTGTTACTCAGTTCAG ATGGTATGCTGAAGAAGATACAATAGTGAACTTCCCCACTGTAAGAATGAAAAGGAAGATGCCTATCTTTGTGAAGAGAGTAGAATCTTGA